A genomic segment from Candidatus Brocadia sinica JPN1 encodes:
- a CDS encoding PKD domain-containing protein, translating into MKKINYWFLKWFLLFIVVVGINLTGNYMQVTAMEVSLSIAEIAQTADLICIGTVDRQMCQFNNKEFIITEVYFTDIEIVHETERSKQKKFSEIQLSYAGGQVGDKGMRVNDAPILQEGHRYLMFLQDDGKVYMNPVVGGRQGLFEIIHDMDSQKEYLLTPSKKAVVGINTEGIKVSRKRVSHIKNGRIIEEEPKEQISERFKSQLPSPSNPNDSVRQSDILSKRTDDELQLLSLKEFVDFIKNIALKTHLGKKRLKRGSQGRFYRRQNGKMEVEDFKSIVRQKLPTLGEKGNNTTILEVTGESDKRARVYSETVPVPKGGTLGYCGIQSLPIVMEQVPEDWFCYDDNEFSVSMWNNFMDIYRKYADDGNDRGNNGVNEFVGFLDDSQLYNAYGFNWGSGLAVCITYSWDYYNCTEILETDIAFNNAYSWTDDEDYALGNYDVILYRPAVNHEVGHSWGYQQGIYEETYDYDYLSVMHPYYFDIVENGRGIHHPDAYLIRRAYDSQTGILDVVDVGVESYYASDGLHNAETDKSSYFAGENITIEDVTVENMCYNDISDLRIRFYLSTNRTISTKDYQMGGYYYWTTSTGEAYNVDTYTMTIPSDIPPGTYYVGAMVTVDGFEDDDYTSNNTMTLYDTITVQLPNQAPNGVIDTPGGDMTINVGGSVNFTGTGTDPDNNTPLNYLWSFGSGSGISDSAQEDPGLKQFNTAGAFKVSFTVTDTLGLADPTPSTRTITVAPCEAESIDVFPSGLTLTSNNSDDVTVTVKGETGCLVEGVTVTSEIISKNGWKRISVSPESQLTDSNGQAVFEITAKKKKGRATVEFDANGLKTYLNVKVKK; encoded by the coding sequence ATGAAGAAAATAAATTACTGGTTTTTAAAATGGTTTTTATTGTTTATTGTAGTTGTAGGAATAAACCTTACAGGGAATTATATGCAAGTCACAGCTATGGAAGTTAGTCTGAGTATTGCGGAAATTGCACAAACTGCCGATCTTATTTGTATCGGTACAGTAGATCGTCAAATGTGCCAGTTTAACAATAAAGAATTTATTATTACTGAAGTGTATTTTACTGATATTGAAATTGTTCATGAAACAGAGCGTTCTAAGCAGAAAAAATTTTCTGAAATTCAGCTGTCATATGCAGGGGGGCAGGTTGGTGATAAAGGAATGCGTGTAAACGATGCGCCAATTTTGCAGGAGGGACATCGCTATCTTATGTTTCTACAAGACGATGGGAAGGTTTATATGAACCCTGTTGTAGGAGGAAGACAAGGTCTATTCGAAATAATACACGATATGGATTCCCAGAAGGAATATCTCTTAACTCCATCGAAGAAGGCCGTTGTTGGCATAAATACGGAAGGAATCAAGGTCAGTAGAAAACGTGTTTCGCATATTAAAAATGGTAGAATAATTGAAGAAGAACCAAAGGAACAAATATCTGAAAGGTTTAAGTCTCAATTACCGAGTCCTTCTAACCCAAACGATTCTGTTAGGCAATCGGATATCTTAAGTAAAAGAACCGATGATGAACTTCAGTTACTGAGTTTGAAAGAATTTGTTGACTTCATTAAGAATATCGCACTTAAGACACATCTGGGGAAAAAAAGGTTAAAAAGAGGTAGTCAGGGGCGATTTTATAGGAGACAAAATGGGAAAATGGAAGTCGAAGACTTTAAATCAATAGTTAGACAGAAGTTGCCGACTCTTGGTGAAAAAGGAAATAATACAACTATATTAGAAGTTACAGGCGAATCTGATAAACGTGCCAGGGTATATTCTGAAACTGTTCCGGTTCCTAAAGGGGGGACATTAGGTTATTGCGGCATTCAATCTTTGCCAATTGTTATGGAGCAGGTTCCTGAGGATTGGTTTTGTTACGATGACAATGAGTTTAGTGTGTCTATGTGGAATAATTTTATGGATATTTACAGAAAATATGCTGATGATGGGAATGACCGAGGGAATAACGGTGTAAATGAATTTGTGGGTTTTCTTGATGACTCACAGTTATATAATGCATATGGGTTTAATTGGGGAAGCGGTCTTGCTGTGTGCATAACTTACTCCTGGGATTATTATAACTGTACTGAAATCTTAGAGACAGATATTGCATTTAATAATGCCTATTCTTGGACGGATGACGAAGATTATGCTTTGGGTAATTATGATGTTATACTGTATCGTCCAGCTGTTAATCATGAAGTGGGACATTCCTGGGGTTATCAACAAGGAATTTATGAAGAAACATATGACTATGACTACCTCTCTGTCATGCACCCATACTATTTTGATATTGTAGAAAATGGAAGAGGCATACATCACCCTGATGCATATTTAATTCGCAGGGCATATGATAGCCAGACAGGCATTTTAGATGTTGTAGATGTTGGTGTTGAGTCATATTATGCTTCCGATGGATTACATAATGCTGAAACAGATAAAAGTTCTTATTTTGCAGGGGAAAACATTACTATAGAAGATGTTACTGTAGAAAACATGTGTTATAATGATATTTCTGACCTAAGAATTCGATTCTATTTATCAACAAATAGAACTATTAGCACTAAAGACTATCAAATGGGTGGATATTACTATTGGACTACATCTACTGGAGAAGCGTATAACGTCGATACATATACAATGACTATACCAAGTGATATCCCACCAGGTACTTATTATGTAGGAGCAATGGTTACAGTCGATGGATTCGAAGACGATGATTACACTTCAAATAATACGATGACTCTCTACGATACCATCACGGTGCAGTTGCCCAATCAGGCACCCAATGGGGTAATAGATACACCCGGTGGAGATATGACGATCAATGTGGGAGGTTCGGTGAATTTTACCGGTACGGGTACGGACCCTGATAACAACACTCCGTTGAACTACCTGTGGAGTTTTGGGAGTGGATCAGGTATTTCCGATTCAGCGCAAGAAGATCCCGGTCTGAAACAATTTAATACGGCGGGCGCTTTTAAGGTAAGCTTTACGGTGACAGATACCCTGGGTCTTGCCGATCCGACGCCGTCCACCCGCACCATTACCGTTGCACCTTGTGAGGCAGAGTCGATAGACGTGTTTCCATCCGGGTTAACGCTTACGTCAAATAACAGTGATGATGTAACTGTGACTGTGAAAGGAGAAACTGGATGTCTGGTTGAGGGTGTGACTGTTACATCGGAGATTATTTCTAAA